TAACTTTAGAGTTGAATACTTGGCTGCCGTCTTTAAATTCTAAAATTGTTGCTGATTTAATTGGGTTATGTTTTTCATCTACTGAGAATGAACCAGTAACTCCTGCAAAGTCTTTTGTTTCAGCTAAAGCGTTTTTGATCGCTTCCCCGTCAAGTGAATCTGCTCTGTCAATTGCATCTGCAATATAGTAAGCTGTGTCATATCCAAGAGCGTGGAATCCGTTTGGCTTTTCACCGTTCTTTTCTTCAAATGCTTTAACAAAGTCTTGAATTAATTCTTCTGGATCTTCAGAAGAGAATGCATTAGACATATAAGTGTTGTTTAGAGCATCTGCCCCAGCTAACTCTACTAAAGTTGGTGAATCCCAACCATCTCCACCCATAAGTGGTACATCGATACCTAATTCACGAGCTTGTTTAACAATTAGACCTACTTCTTCATAATAACCAGGGATGAAGACAAAGTCTGGATTTGCTGATTTTAAATTTGTTAATGTTGATTTGAAATCAACGTCGTTTGCAACATAAGCTTCTTCAGCTACCACAGTTCCACCATTTGCTTCGATTTGTTCTTTAAATGCTTTTGCTAAACCTTTAGCATAGTCGGAAGAGTTATCAGCATAGATTGCTACATTTTTTGCACCAAGCTCTGTAGCAAAGTTAGCCGCTACGACACCTTGGAATGGGTCAATGAAGCATGTACGGAAAACATATTCGTTAATAGAACCATCTTCATTAACTGTTAAGTTTTCAGCTGTACCTGATGCAGTTACAACTGGAACTTTGTTTGTGTTTGCAATTTGAACTGTTGCAAGCATGTTACCAGATGTAGCAGGTCCGATCATCGCATGTACTTTATCTTGTGTTGCAAGCTTAAGTGCAGCTGCTACTGCTTCAGCGTTTTCAGATTTGTTGTCTGCTGAAACTAATTCAATTTGTTTACCGTCAATACCGCCGTTAGCATTGATTTCTTCAATTGCTAATTGAGCACCTTTTAAAATGGAAGAACCGTAAGAAGCAACATCACCTGAAAGCTCTAAGTTTGCACCGATTTTAATCACTTCAGCGCTTTCGTTTGCATCAGTAGAATTTCCTCCTTCTGTACTTGTACTTGTGCTAGATCCTGATTCTGAACTTCCACATCCCGCTAATGCTCCTGCCACTAGTGAAGATGCTAAGAAGACAGAAGCAAATCTTTTAAGTGTTTTATTTTTTTCCATGTTCTTTCCCCCTAAATCCTGTTGTTTCTAAGAAGATATAAAAAATGTAATCTTATAGAAATATAATGAACATATTCCATTAATCAATCTAAATATTCAGAAAATTGACTCTATTTTTATATCTTCCTCGTTTTATTTGACTTACCCAATTTTATAACATTCTCACATTTTAGTAAAGTGTGATTTTTTGGTATTTTTAGATATTTCATATTATATAGAATCTTCAATAATATTAAATTGATGTTTTTACCTAAAAATCGTTATTGAAGGGAATTATTTTAATAATTTTTTCCTTAAAAAATGATAATAATTTCTACTTGTTGCAAAAAAACACTGACATAGTTGCGTTTATTCTAAAATTCACAAATCCATTCAAAATAAAAAAAGCAAGGATCTCCCTTGCTAAATCAGATCATATTCCAAAATGATGTTAACCTTTTAAGTGAAGATACTTTAAATTTTTCAAAAGTAAGTTATTTTTCTCTTAAATAAATATCCCTACTTTTAAATCCTTCATTTAGAATCCTCTTCATCTCTTCACGCCTTTTTTCTCTTGTTGCCTCCTGTTTAGCACTATATACATAACGCGCCCAGTCCTTTCGATAACCGGAAGTAAGCGATTGGTAAAAAGCTAATTGCTTTGGATCATCCTCTAAATCCTTTTCGATTTGAGGGATATACTCAATGTAATCTTCCACTCTTTGACTAACCTTTCTAGATGAAGTCCCCTTCCCTTTGGATTCCTCTTTTAATCCAACTACTGTAAATACATCATCTAAGCCGACCATTCGAGCAAACTTAATGTTACTACCATCTATATAGCCGTTTTCATCCACACCGATACTCGGGAAAATCTCATCTCTGTGTATAAAAGTGTTATATACTTTATTCCCTTTCTTTGGATAAGCAATATAAAGGTATCCATTTAGGTTAAGATGATTTTCAGATATGACGGTGCTTATAATTTCTTTCATTGCATCAATGTCAGTTACAAAAGTAAAAATTAGGTCATACTTTTTCCCGTCCACCAACGCTGTGTCAAAATGACTTAATTCATTGAAATAGTTACTACCTTCTGGTAAATGAATTATGGCGATCCTCTCGTATTTTAGTAAGTTTAGTTTAGTTACAATCGTTTTATCCATATTGCCCCTCCAAATAAAAAAATAAGATATAAAGCGACTTAATAACAAAGCCGGTATTTTATAGTGGTTTACTTATTACTCAGATATCTTACGATTTCATTCAATAATTGTCTAACCCAATATTAATTATTTTCCTCATTTATTTCCGCTTTCCTTTATTTAATGGTTTTGGATTCATATTTTTTGAAAAACTACATATAAATTTAAAAACCTTTGGAGGGGATAGAATGCGCACACGGATTCAATTAAAGGATACCATCTCACTCATACCAAAAATTCTACAATACTTGCTCAACACATGTCTCATCGTACTAGCAATATTATTATCCTACCAGCTACTACATGAAATTTGGGGATTTATACGGCTTGTCCTATCCAGTGAAAGCAGGGATTACAAACTCTTCCTCGCGAATATCCTCATTTTCTTTTTATACTTTGAGTTTCTAACCATGATTGTGAAATACTTCAAAGAAGATTATCATTTCCCTTTACGCTATTTTTTGTATATTGGAATTACAGCGATGCTACGACTTATTATTGTGGAACATGAACATCCAATTGATACTTTAATATTCTCGCTCGTCATCTTAGTCCTCATTGTTTGTTATTTTATAATTAATGTTACGCCAAGGGACCGCCCAAAACATTTTTGGTTATCGCAAAGGAAAGAATAAACCATTGTCCTACAATAAGGACAATGGTCTTTATGATTTTAACCTAATTTAAATGTACTATCGTGGCATTTGCCTACCTACTAATTGAAAAGGTTGCATACATTAGAAAAAAATGGAGGAAAATAGGCAAATGTACATGTTTAATGGTTATCCATATTATTACGTTCAAAACGTACCTATGCAACAGCCCGCAGGAAACGTACCAATGAATTACTA
Above is a genomic segment from Lysinibacillus sp. PLM2 containing:
- a CDS encoding ethanolamine utilization protein EutJ; translation: MEKNKTLKRFASVFLASSLVAGALAGCGSSESGSSTSTSTEGGNSTDANESAEVIKIGANLELSGDVASYGSSILKGAQLAIEEINANGGIDGKQIELVSADNKSENAEAVAAALKLATQDKVHAMIGPATSGNMLATVQIANTNKVPVVTASGTAENLTVNEDGSINEYVFRTCFIDPFQGVVAANFATELGAKNVAIYADNSSDYAKGLAKAFKEQIEANGGTVVAEEAYVANDVDFKSTLTNLKSANPDFVFIPGYYEEVGLIVKQARELGIDVPLMGGDGWDSPTLVELAGADALNNTYMSNAFSSEDPEELIQDFVKAFEEKNGEKPNGFHALGYDTAYYIADAIDRADSLDGEAIKNALAETKDFAGVTGSFSVDEKHNPIKSATILEFKDGSQVFNSKVNP